The following proteins are encoded in a genomic region of Hymenobacter siberiensis:
- a CDS encoding DUF4159 domain-containing protein, with translation MPAAAFTFVRLKYHSGDWDAVDERMPANLLHSLVQYTKVPVDPKEKVVALDSPELFNYPFCYLSGHRLVQFSSTEKKNFTQYVRNGGFVFVDDCNHDIDGLFARSFEEQMRQCFGSSALKKIPKTHPIYSQFFTFKDGPPNTGFELNGWGDDLVHDYLKAIEIKGRIGVLYSNKDYGCEWDYDFRNKRFLAEDNTKFGVNILLYALT, from the coding sequence ATGCCCGCTGCCGCTTTCACTTTCGTGCGCCTGAAATACCACTCCGGCGACTGGGACGCGGTGGACGAGCGCATGCCCGCCAACCTGCTGCACTCGCTGGTGCAGTACACCAAAGTACCCGTCGACCCCAAGGAAAAAGTGGTGGCCCTGGACAGCCCCGAGCTGTTCAACTACCCCTTCTGCTACCTGAGCGGGCACCGGCTGGTGCAGTTTTCCAGCACGGAGAAAAAGAACTTTACGCAGTACGTCCGCAATGGCGGTTTTGTGTTCGTGGATGATTGCAACCACGACATCGACGGCCTCTTCGCCCGTTCCTTTGAGGAGCAGATGCGCCAGTGCTTCGGCAGCAGCGCCCTGAAGAAAATCCCCAAAACGCACCCTATCTATTCCCAGTTTTTCACCTTCAAAGACGGACCGCCCAATACTGGTTTTGAATTGAACGGCTGGGGCGACGACCTCGTGCACGACTACTTGAAGGCCATCGAAATAAAGGGCCGTATCGGCGTGCTTTACTCCAATAAAGACTATGGCTGCGAATGGGACTATGACTTCCGCAACAAGCGCTTCCTGGCTGAGGACAACACGAAGTTTGGGGTAAATATTCTGCTTTATGCCTTGACTTAG
- a CDS encoding AAA family ATPase, whose product MTEQEVNTLLAKLPVLKAEIAKVIVGQETVLDEVLVALLAGGHALLEGVPGLAKTLLVRTLAAATDLPFRRIQFTPDLMPTDILGTEVLEEDHGTGHRSFKFNPGPIFASLVLADEINRTPPKTQAALLEAMQEGHVTYAGQEHALPKPFFLLATQNPIEQSGTYPLPEAQLDRFLLYVRIGYPSAEEELAVLRGTTGAAGQTVQPVLGGADIRALQALVRQVSLSPELMDFVNRLVRATRPATSEVKFIKDYGRWGAGPRAGQALILCAKARALLHGRFAATLEDIRTLAPPVLRHRVLLNFNAEAENITTDDAVVELLKAVAV is encoded by the coding sequence ATGACCGAACAAGAAGTAAACACCCTCCTCGCCAAGCTACCCGTCCTCAAGGCTGAAATTGCCAAGGTCATCGTGGGCCAGGAAACCGTGCTCGATGAAGTGCTGGTGGCCCTACTGGCCGGCGGCCACGCCCTGCTCGAAGGCGTGCCCGGCCTGGCTAAAACCCTGCTGGTGCGCACGCTGGCAGCCGCCACGGACCTGCCCTTCCGCCGCATCCAGTTCACCCCCGATTTGATGCCCACCGACATCCTCGGCACCGAGGTACTGGAGGAGGACCACGGCACCGGCCACCGCTCGTTCAAGTTCAACCCCGGCCCCATCTTCGCCAGCCTGGTACTGGCTGATGAAATCAACCGGACGCCGCCCAAAACCCAGGCCGCCCTGCTGGAGGCCATGCAGGAAGGCCACGTCACCTACGCCGGGCAGGAGCACGCGCTGCCCAAGCCGTTCTTCCTGCTAGCCACCCAAAACCCGATTGAGCAAAGTGGTACCTATCCGCTGCCCGAGGCCCAGCTCGACCGCTTTTTGCTGTACGTCCGCATTGGCTACCCCTCTGCCGAGGAGGAGCTGGCCGTGCTGCGCGGCACCACCGGTGCGGCCGGCCAAACGGTGCAGCCGGTGCTGGGCGGGGCTGATATCCGGGCCTTGCAGGCCCTCGTGCGCCAGGTGAGCCTCAGCCCCGAGCTCATGGATTTTGTGAACCGGCTGGTGCGGGCAACCCGCCCAGCCACGTCGGAAGTGAAGTTTATTAAGGACTACGGACGCTGGGGTGCGGGGCCCCGGGCCGGGCAGGCGCTCATACTATGCGCCAAGGCGCGGGCGCTGCTGCACGGCCGCTTCGCCGCCACGCTGGAGGATATCCGCACGCTGGCCCCGCCAGTGCTGCGGCACCGAGTGCTGCTGAATTTCAACGCCGAAGCTGAGAATATCACGACCGATGATGCCGTGGTGGAACTGCTGAAAGCGGTGGCGGTGTAG
- a CDS encoding DUF58 domain-containing protein, whose amino-acid sequence MLTPELLHGLRNLSLAARQAAEGFLNGAHASRRHGAGMEFNQYRPYQPGDDLRRLDWRLAARSDRYYLRESEIDTSLTVHLLLDASASMNHRDDNGLSKLDYARLLLGALAYIATQQGDAVGLSILSPAGLRHLAPRADARQLPRLYHALETAEAAGRFPAPETLAPLTARRQRALTVCVSDLYEEGQEINALLTRLRATSGDVLLLHLMAHNELKFNYEGAVTFRDLETGQTLQIDAATQRTAYQQQLQNWLRDTAQNARRQGFDYHLLDTSQPLDAAMREFLRRRGNS is encoded by the coding sequence ATGCTCACTCCCGAACTCCTGCACGGCCTGCGCAACCTCTCCCTCGCCGCCCGGCAGGCGGCCGAGGGCTTCCTCAACGGCGCGCACGCCAGCCGGCGGCACGGCGCGGGCATGGAGTTCAACCAGTACCGCCCCTACCAGCCCGGCGACGACCTGCGCCGCCTCGACTGGCGCCTGGCCGCCCGCTCGGACCGCTACTACCTGCGCGAGTCGGAAATTGATACCAGCCTGACCGTACACCTGCTGCTCGACGCCAGTGCCAGCATGAACCACCGCGACGATAACGGCCTCAGCAAGCTCGACTACGCCCGGTTACTGCTCGGCGCGCTCGCTTACATCGCCACGCAGCAAGGCGATGCCGTGGGCCTGAGCATCCTCAGTCCCGCCGGCCTGCGCCACCTCGCGCCCCGCGCTGATGCCCGCCAACTGCCCCGCCTCTACCACGCCCTCGAAACGGCCGAAGCTGCCGGCCGCTTCCCCGCGCCCGAAACGCTGGCTCCTCTCACGGCCCGCCGCCAGCGCGCCCTCACGGTGTGCGTGAGCGACTTGTATGAGGAAGGCCAGGAAATCAATGCCTTGCTTACCCGCCTGCGCGCCACCAGCGGCGACGTACTATTACTGCACCTAATGGCGCACAACGAACTCAAATTCAACTACGAGGGCGCTGTCACTTTCCGCGACTTAGAAACCGGCCAAACCCTGCAAATCGACGCCGCTACCCAACGGACAGCCTACCAACAGCAGTTGCAAAACTGGCTGCGCGACACGGCCCAAAACGCCCGGCGGCAGGGCTTCGACTATCATTTACTGGATACTTCGCAGCCACTCGATGCGGCGATGCGGGAGTTTCTAAGGCGGCGCGGGAATAGTTAA
- a CDS encoding BatA domain-containing protein, with amino-acid sequence MFALLHPAALLALTGLLVPVAIHLWNRRPAREVAVGSLRWLAAGANRRLRNLKLEQLWLLLLRAALLAVLAVAVAGPVWRTARPISRGVVLLSAEAARLPTLAGIKLTIDSLRRKGYALRWLSAGFPRVPGAAWRAVAAGRASAAVDSAAARQPSGPAWARVQQAAATFAGQPVFVVTSAALRDFGGRHAPLPAAVSWQALPDTTTSAWLAAAGLVGDSLHLLVGHSNEARTTYRPQRSLLPPTGQIVRLAGLAPLRLQPDTTGSGSLRLVPANGATSASTPAIEVRKSPLTIDLYATPEYTADARYWEAAVRAAAVGLPVALQLRRVTDRPRQLQADWTCWLSDEALPRNWQQTVQQGATIWQEAAGPGVPDTASFAAADASGSAGLVFRRGARPPALGSATVWADGRGRPVLSRRMLGRGATYQLHTRLAPPWSELADDPQMPARLLKLLQPAAPDEAAAVLYHPRNPGLEQQLSRFDHRALDPAQLTSAPRMQPTAAPIRAAGERTTDLRPWLVLAAGLLFLLERWLAGRRAGSTLPTSI; translated from the coding sequence TTGTTCGCCCTTCTTCACCCTGCCGCCCTGCTGGCCCTCACGGGCCTGCTGGTGCCGGTAGCCATTCATCTCTGGAACCGCCGGCCCGCCCGTGAAGTGGCGGTGGGCAGCCTGCGCTGGCTAGCCGCCGGTGCCAACCGCCGCCTGCGCAACCTGAAGCTGGAGCAGCTCTGGCTGCTGCTGTTGCGCGCGGCACTGTTGGCGGTGCTGGCCGTGGCGGTGGCCGGGCCGGTGTGGCGCACGGCCCGGCCCATCAGCCGGGGCGTGGTGCTGCTGAGCGCCGAGGCGGCCCGACTGCCAACGCTGGCCGGCATCAAGCTCACTATCGACTCGCTGCGCCGGAAGGGATATGCGCTGCGCTGGCTATCGGCGGGCTTCCCCCGGGTGCCGGGTGCGGCGTGGCGGGCGGTGGCTGCGGGTCGAGCCAGCGCCGCCGTCGATTCGGCAGCGGCACGGCAGCCCTCCGGCCCGGCCTGGGCGCGGGTGCAGCAGGCGGCGGCCACCTTTGCGGGCCAGCCGGTTTTTGTGGTCACCAGCGCGGCGCTGCGCGACTTTGGCGGCCGCCACGCGCCGTTGCCAGCCGCCGTGAGCTGGCAGGCCCTGCCCGATACCACTACCAGCGCGTGGCTGGCGGCCGCCGGGTTGGTGGGCGACAGCCTGCACCTGCTGGTTGGCCACAGCAACGAAGCCCGAACCACCTACCGCCCGCAACGCTCACTGCTGCCGCCCACCGGCCAGATAGTTCGGCTGGCTGGACTTGCCCCGTTGCGCCTGCAGCCGGATACAACCGGCAGCGGAAGCCTGCGGCTGGTTCCGGCCAACGGCGCTACTTCTGCTTCCACCCCGGCCATTGAGGTAAGGAAATCGCCGCTTACCATTGACCTATACGCCACGCCGGAATACACCGCCGATGCCCGCTACTGGGAGGCGGCAGTACGCGCCGCCGCCGTAGGGCTGCCCGTGGCGCTGCAGCTACGCCGGGTTACGGACCGGCCCCGGCAGCTGCAGGCCGACTGGACATGCTGGCTTTCCGACGAAGCATTGCCCCGAAACTGGCAACAAACAGTGCAGCAAGGAGCTACTATCTGGCAGGAGGCCGCCGGCCCGGGCGTGCCCGACACGGCGAGCTTCGCCGCGGCTGATGCCTCGGGCTCAGCCGGCCTGGTGTTTCGGCGCGGTGCCCGCCCACCGGCTTTGGGGAGCGCAACGGTGTGGGCCGATGGCCGGGGCCGCCCGGTGCTTTCGCGGCGGATGCTGGGCCGTGGGGCAACTTATCAGCTGCACACACGCCTCGCACCGCCTTGGAGTGAGCTGGCCGACGACCCGCAGATGCCGGCCCGGCTACTGAAGCTGCTGCAGCCCGCCGCCCCCGATGAAGCTGCGGCCGTCCTCTACCATCCCCGCAACCCGGGCCTGGAGCAGCAGCTGAGTCGTTTCGACCATCGTGCCCTCGACCCCGCCCAGCTGACCTCGGCCCCTCGTATGCAGCCCACCGCCGCTCCAATTCGGGCGGCAGGCGAGCGCACGACTGATTTGCGGCCCTGGCTGGTACTGGCGGCCGGGCTGTTGTTTTTGCTGGAGCGCTGGCTGGCAGGGCGGCGGGCCGGGAGCACATTGCCTACTTCAATATGA
- a CDS encoding DUF4175 family protein yields MTQPTVTSIETSRLPEQGKSQAQLQAVRNSYAGRYAGAGLQVLLAAGVLLAGLVHHWPAAQPLWIALAVLGLLTASAWWAWPLRQLDCAVIAQRLDRQFPELQDSTGLLLQDPATLTFLGQLQFKRVAGQLGQLTAEGPGLLPFSFRKPLLLSAGLLLGAALCYLLPISQPAQPIPAAVSMRFSPPAPAAAGQAAPPRISETKLLVTPPAYTRLAAFAPTQPSFQCPQEARVRWQVRVSGDGKSAAPMLELGRQRIRLQPVAGQAGWFFTEQTLMASTLYRLRYAGTLSDDYAIDVRPDLAPVLRIQTPKSYTLVAAIGQRPEVSIRATVRDDYGLSRAELVITVAQGQGEAVKFHEVRRDLSAGLGGPQATLGSLLNLPKLGLTYGDELYFYLTARDNHGHTTRTDSYLVQWQDTAVADGALDLGMGVKVAPAYFRSQRQIIIDTEKLLAEKPKLDAATVANRANNLGFDQQTLRLRYGKFLGEESEAGIGVEAGPHAPTAEDEDAPASPTAEAPGHDDHDHGGAPVSPSKASPTAETDALMDPYIHKHDDSETADFLEPAVKAKLHAVLDQMWAAELRLRTGQLAAARPFEYRALRLLKEVQQQTRAYVKKAGFTPPPMPEATLRLTGELAGAAVPQRQQTLPAPATQPAIRAALRWLAAADNDQPPRPADAVLLDQAGTVLSGAALTRPGFYLPALRALRELGADVRAGRPTRAASRAPVARALTDLLAVPTPAPAAPPAADRLARRYFQDLSR; encoded by the coding sequence ATGACGCAGCCCACGGTTACTTCCATTGAAACAAGCCGGTTGCCGGAGCAGGGCAAGTCCCAGGCGCAGCTTCAGGCGGTCAGGAACAGCTATGCCGGCCGCTATGCCGGCGCAGGGCTACAAGTCCTGCTGGCCGCCGGTGTCCTGTTGGCTGGGTTAGTACATCACTGGCCAGCCGCGCAGCCACTTTGGATAGCGCTGGCGGTATTAGGCTTGCTGACGGCCTCGGCGTGGTGGGCGTGGCCTCTGCGTCAGCTGGACTGCGCAGTTATAGCGCAACGGCTCGACCGGCAATTTCCTGAACTACAGGACAGCACCGGCCTGCTGCTGCAGGACCCGGCTACCCTGACTTTTCTTGGCCAACTGCAATTCAAGCGGGTAGCCGGGCAGCTAGGGCAGCTAACTGCTGAAGGGCCGGGACTACTCCCATTTTCTTTTCGGAAGCCGTTGCTGCTGAGTGCTGGACTATTGCTGGGTGCGGCGTTATGCTACCTGCTGCCCATCAGCCAGCCGGCCCAACCCATACCGGCGGCAGTCAGCATGCGGTTTTCGCCCCCGGCTCCGGCAGCGGCCGGGCAGGCCGCACCGCCGCGTATCAGCGAAACAAAACTGCTGGTCACGCCCCCCGCATACACCCGACTGGCGGCTTTTGCGCCGACGCAGCCTTCGTTTCAGTGCCCGCAGGAGGCGCGGGTGCGCTGGCAGGTGCGGGTGAGCGGCGATGGCAAATCGGCAGCGCCGATGCTGGAACTGGGGCGCCAGCGGATTCGCCTACAGCCGGTGGCCGGGCAGGCGGGCTGGTTTTTTACCGAGCAAACGCTGATGGCTTCCACGCTGTACCGGCTGCGCTACGCGGGCACGTTGTCTGATGATTACGCCATTGATGTGCGGCCCGACCTCGCGCCCGTGCTGCGCATTCAAACCCCGAAATCCTACACGCTGGTGGCGGCCATCGGCCAGCGGCCGGAAGTCTCCATCCGCGCCACCGTGCGCGATGACTACGGTCTGAGCCGGGCCGAGCTGGTGATAACCGTGGCGCAGGGCCAGGGCGAGGCGGTGAAGTTCCACGAGGTGCGGCGCGATTTGAGCGCGGGCCTGGGCGGGCCGCAGGCCACGCTGGGCAGCCTGCTCAACCTGCCCAAACTGGGCCTGACTTACGGCGACGAGCTCTACTTCTACCTCACGGCGCGCGACAACCACGGCCATACTACTCGTACTGATTCTTACCTCGTGCAGTGGCAGGATACCGCCGTGGCCGATGGGGCACTCGACCTGGGCATGGGTGTAAAAGTGGCTCCCGCCTACTTCCGCAGCCAGCGTCAGATTATCATCGACACCGAAAAGCTGCTGGCCGAAAAGCCGAAGCTTGATGCCGCCACCGTGGCCAACCGGGCCAACAACCTCGGCTTCGACCAGCAGACGCTGCGCCTGCGCTACGGCAAGTTTCTGGGCGAAGAGTCGGAGGCCGGGATTGGGGTGGAAGCTGGCCCGCACGCACCCACGGCCGAAGACGAGGACGCACCCGCCTCCCCCACCGCAGAAGCCCCCGGGCACGACGACCACGACCACGGCGGCGCGCCGGTTTCGCCCTCCAAAGCCTCGCCCACCGCCGAAACCGATGCCCTGATGGACCCCTACATCCACAAGCACGACGACTCCGAAACCGCCGACTTCCTGGAGCCCGCCGTGAAGGCCAAGCTCCACGCCGTGCTCGACCAGATGTGGGCCGCCGAGCTGCGCCTGCGCACCGGCCAGCTGGCGGCGGCCCGGCCCTTCGAATACCGCGCCCTGCGCCTGCTGAAGGAAGTGCAGCAGCAGACCCGGGCCTACGTAAAAAAAGCCGGCTTCACCCCGCCGCCCATGCCCGAAGCCACCCTGCGCCTCACCGGCGAGCTGGCCGGGGCCGCCGTGCCCCAGCGCCAGCAAACCTTGCCCGCCCCGGCTACTCAGCCGGCCATCCGCGCCGCCCTGCGCTGGCTGGCCGCGGCCGACAACGACCAGCCCCCCCGCCCCGCCGATGCCGTGCTGCTTGACCAGGCCGGCACCGTACTATCCGGCGCGGCCCTCACCCGCCCGGGCTTCTACCTGCCGGCATTACGGGCCCTACGCGAGCTGGGAGCCGACGTGCGCGCCGGCCGCCCCACCCGTGCAGCCAGCCGCGCACCTGTAGCCCGCGCCCTCACCGACCTGCTGGCCGTGCCCACTCCCGCACCCGCCGCCCCGCCCGCTGCCGACCGGCTGGCGCGGCGTTATTTCCAGGACTTAAGCCGTTAG